The sequence below is a genomic window from Sorangiineae bacterium MSr12523.
GAATCTTGCGCAGGTCGGCCTCTTCGCCAAACTCCGGTGTGCAGCGCCACCCGATGAACGCGTCGCGCTTTACGACGAAGAGCGCGACCTTGCGCGCGACCACGCGCACGCCCGTGAGCAGCGCGTGCAGCACCTCATCGCGATCGAGCGCATTGCGCATGGCGGCGAGCACACGCGACGGCTCGGGGAAGGGGAGGGCCGGCGGCGGCGGAACCCATGAGTCTGCGCGCGCGGAAAGCAGCGGTGCCGACGATACACGCGCGTCGACGGGCTCATTGGACAACAGGGCATGCGCCAGCACGGGCGACGACGGGCGCGATCTCCGCGGCGGCGGAGGCGCCGGCGCTGGCGGAAGATCCTGCAGCGTGGGTCGGGGCTTTCGTCCCGTCTGCAACACCGGCGGCAGATCCGACTCTTGCGCCTCGTGCATGCCACCAAAGGAGCGATGCACCCCGCTCTGCGACGGCGACGAACGCGGCACGGGCGTGCCCCACGCCGGCGTCTCCTTCACCGTGCGCTGCACCCGATGCGTTTTGTAAATGCTGCGCGGTGTTTCACCCAGGCCCGCTTGCGGGCCGCTCCTGCCCAAACTCGTCAGATTGCGCGCCGCCAGAGCATGCGGCGCCGTGCTGCGATCGAGCGCGCGCTCCAACGCGGCGAGTGGCGCGCGCACGATGCGGATGGGCGCCTTGAGGAAAAAACCGATCTCCTGGGGAGCATGGGGATCGCGCGCATCGGCGACGGCCACGTCCACCGTGCCGGTGAACGCATCGATGCGGATGGGCAGCGCCAACAGACGGCTACAGAGACCCGGCGGCAGGGCGTCGACGAGCTCCTGCACCGGCACCACGTTCTGCACGGAGGGGGCCTCGGCGCGCGCCAACTCCTCTTCCAGCTTTTCGGGCGTGATGAAGTTGAACGCCACGAGCACCCGCGGCAGCGGCGCGCCTTCCGTGGCCACGATGAACAGGGCGCGCGCAAGCGCGGCGGGCGTTACCGCCTCCGACAGCAGCAGGGCGCGACCGAGCTCGTAGGGCACGTCCCCTGAATACTACCGCGGTTTTCCAAATTGAAAGACGACCTCGCTCTTTCGCACCAGCCCGAGCTTGCCCCGAGCAATGCGTTCCACTGCTGCCGGATCATCCCGGAGCTCGCGCACCTCTGCACGAAGTTTGCTCACATCGCGGGTAAGCTCCGCATTTTCCGCCCGGACCTGCGCCAGCTCCTTGGAAAGGGACCGCATGCGGGGCAGACCCTCCGGCTCGAAGATGAGCAAGGGTGCGCCGATCAGCGCGAGCCCGAGAATGGCGAGCGGGAGGGCGCGCTGGATGAAGTCGGACCACGAGAAGTCATCGGGCACGGCCCCAGTGTCGCATACCGGGGCTTGACCGGACCAGTTTCAGGTATTCTCCCGGTACAATGTCCTCTCGCTACGAAGCGGTCATCGGCCTCGAGGTGCACGCGCAGCTGCTCACGCGTACCAAGGCTTTCTGCGCATGCTCCACGGCCTTCGGGGCCGAGCCCAATACCAACGTTTGCCCGACCTGCCTCGGATTGCCCGGCGCGCTTCCCGTCCTCAACGGGGAGGCGGTGCGGTTGGCGGTGCGGGCGGCGCTGGCCCTGGGTTGCGAGATCCGCGGCACGAGCCGGTTCGCGCGGAAGAACTTTTTCTATCCGGATATGCCGAAGGGCTACCAGATTAGCCAATACGACGAGCCGTTCAGCGGACAGGGCGTGCTCGAAGTCGAGATCGACGGCCGCACCATCTCGCCGCGCATCGAACGTGTTCATATGGAGGAGGATGCCGGCAAGAACCTGCACGACCGTGGCGATCAGTCCATCGTGGATCTCAATCGGTCGGGCGTGCCCCTCGTGGAAATCGTGGGCACGCCGGATCTGCGCAGTGCCGCGGAAGCGGCCGCCTACCTGCGCTCCCTGCGCGACGTGCTCGTCTTTTTGGGCGTCAACGACGGGAACCTGGAGGAAGGCTCCTTCCGCTGCGACGCCAACGTCTCCATCCGCATCCGGGGCGAGGAGAAGTACGGTACGCGCGTCGAGTTGAAGAACATCAACTCGTTTCGTTTCGTGGAAAAGGCCATTTCCTACGAAATCATGCGTCAGGAGGCCGTGCTCGATTCGGGTGGGAGACTCACCCAGGAAACGCGCGGTTGGGACGAAAAGACCGGCACCACCTTCTCGCTCCGCAGCAAGGAAACCGCGCAGGACTATCGGTATTTCCCCGAACCCGACCTGCCGCCGCTGGTTCTCGACGAGGCCTTCGTCCACCAGGTCCGGGCCGAAATGCCCGAACTTCCGCGCGACAAGCGCGCCCGGTTCGTTTCGGAGCTGGGGCTCCAACCGGGCGCGGCTGTGGTTCTGACCCAACATCCGCGCATTGCGGCCTTCTTCGAAGAGGCGGCGACCCTATACGGGGATGGCGTGAAGGTTGGTAACTTCATCCAGAACGAAGTGCTCCGGGACGTGACGACCCACGGTCTCACGGCGGACATCCCCGTTTCTGCGCGGCAGGTCGTGCAGCTCCTCAAGCTCGTCGACCGTGGCAAGATCAGCGGGAAGCAGGCCAAAGAGGTCTACGCGAAGATTCTTCGCACTGAAAAAATGCCCGAGGATGTCGTAGCCGAGCTCGGCATCACTCAGGTCACCGACAAGGACGCCATTTTGGCCATCTGCCAAAGGGTCGTGGAGCAAAATCCAAAGCAAGCCGCCGCCTTGCGTGGCGGAAAGACCGCGCTTATGGGATTTTTCGTGGGGCAAGTGATGAAAGAGACGAAGGGCAGCGCCAATCCGCAGATGGTCAACGACTTGCTCCAGAAGGTGCTGGGGGTGCTGTCGTGAATGAGTCGGCCAATTGGAAGATGTCCACGCTCGGCGGTTTGAACCTGACCGAGTCGGTGAAGATGAAGGCTGCGAACACGACGTCGCCCGGCGTTCCCACGCCGCCGTCGCTTCGCACGCCGCGCACCGGATTCGGCATTTGCCGCCGGGGCATGCTCGGACGCATTCTGGTGGTCGACGACAATACGGATCTCGTCACGACCTTGCGTGAGGTGCTCGAGCCGCATGGCTTCGTGGTCATCAACGCTACCAAGGGGCAGGACGCCCTGCGCATCGCCGAAACGGACGGCTTCGACGTGGCCATCGTCGACGTGAAGCTGCCCGACACGAGTGGCGTCGACATCATCCAGCCTTTGCGCCGTGCCTCGCCGGCGAGCGAGGTCGTGCTGGTCACGGGCTTCGCCAGCGTCGATGCCGCCATTGCGGCACTGCGCTCGGGCGCGTTCGCCTTCATTTTGAAGTCGTTCCGCCCCGAGGAGCTGCTCTCGACGATTCAGCAAGCCATCACGAAGGTGCGCTTGATGCGCGACCGCGAGGAGCTCGAGCGCCGCTACCGCGCGCTGGTCGAGCTCACCGACGTGTTGGTCATTGGCCTCGACGAAACGGGGCACGTGGCGCTCTTCAACCGCCGGGCCGCCGCGCTCGCGGAGATTGCCTCGGAGGAGGCGTACGGACGCGACTTCGTGGACACCTGGATCCCGGAGGAGGACCGCGCCCGCCTGCGCGAGTCGCTGAGCCAAGCCCACCGCGGCGAGCGCCTTCGCGAAGTGGAGACGAGCTTCGTCGAGCCGAATCGCCGCGTGCGTTGGCAGCTGCTCCCCGCGCGCGACAGCGAGGAGAAGCGGCACCATTTCGTCTACCTCATCGGCATCGACGTGACGGAGCGCCGCGCATTGGAGAAGCGCGCGGCGGACGCCGAAGCGCTGAGTGCGATGGGTACCCTCGCGTTGAATCTCGCGCACGAGATCCGCAATCCGCTCAATGCGGCGGTGTTGCAGCTGCATCTCATGGGGCGCGACATCGACAAGCTGGAGGCGGACTACGAGCGCCGTGCGGCGATGCACCGCCGCGTCGAAATCGTGGGCAGCGAGATAAACCGGCTGAATCGCCTTCTGACGGAGTTCCTCGAGCTGGCGCGGCCGCGCGGCATCGGGCGCGAGCCGGTGCACATCGGCAGCCTGGTGGACGACGTGCTGGAGCTGGAGCGCGAGAGCGCGGAGCGCCGCGGCATCCGCATCGAGCGTCAAATCGTGGCCGACGGCTGCGGCGTCGCCATTGGCGATCGCGAGAAGTTGAAGCAGGTGATCATCAACCTGGTCGTCAATTCGATCGAGGCGATGAAGGGCGGCGGCACGCTGACCGCGCGGGTCAAATGCGGCGACTCGAACGTGGTCCTGGAGATCGTCGACACCGGCCCGGGCATTGACCCCGAATTGGTGGACAACGTCTTCGACCCGTTCTTCACGACGAAGGAAGGCGGCACGGGTTTGGGCCTTTCCATCGTGCGAAAGATCATCGACCAACACGGTGGCGACGTCTCCATCACCAGCGAAAAGGGCCAGGGCACCCAGGTCCGCGTGCGCGTCCCGTCGGGGCGTTAAACGAGCGACGGCATGGATCGCAAGGCCATGGAGCGCCGGCATCCTGCCGGCGGTTAGCCGGCTTCCAGCCGGCGCCGGCACCGGCGTTCTCACAAAAAAAAGCCGGCCAGAGGCCGGCGGACCGCCGGCAAGATGCCGGCGCTCCATACGTTGCGGTGCGCGACGTTGCGGTGCGCGGAACTAGCGGCCCGGGGGCTTGAGCGGCAGGGCGGCGGTCGAAATCGGCGGCGGGGGCACTTTGCCCTTGTTCACGTCGAGGGACGACTCGGTGGCCGTCTCCAGTGCGACCAGTGCATTCAGCACGCGATCCACACCGTGTTCGAGGGCGGCTTCTTTGATGAAGACACCGACGACGCGCACGAGGCGCAGCGACGTGATCTTCCCCAGATCGATTTCGCGCTCGAGGAAGGCTTCGAACGTGCCGTAGCCTTTTGCCTCGTACAGTTTACGACCTTGAATATCCTTCAGGATAATTCCAATATCGTAAAACGACTTATTGAAGTTTTTCCGCAATCCCTTGATGTTCTGGAGGGCATTGTGAAGATCGGCGATCTTCTGCTTGATGTCCTCGGCCCCTGTCGGGGTGCGGATGGTGGCGCGTGCGCTGCCGGGAAGGGGCGGTTCGGCCGCCCGGGCACGTGCTTCGGCAGCGTGCTTGGCGGCGTGACGTGCGGCCCACGGTGCGGCACCGCGCAAACCGAGCTTGCGCTTTCCGCCCGCAGCCTTGTCCTCTTTGCCGGCGGCAGCAGCCTTACCGGCCGGTGATTTCCCTGCCGCTTTGCCAGCGGGCTTCTCTCCACCCTTGGCCGCGGCTTTTTTGCTCCCACCCTTTTTCGTCGTCGCCATCGTCAAAGCCAATGCTCTAGGGGGCACCTTACGCCCGCCCGGCCAATTACCAGAAGGTATCCGTTCACGTCCATCTATATGAGCACATCTGCCCCTCCCGGAAAAATTACCGGAGATCAGTGGGCACTTGAGCACCGATGGCGAGATGCGGCAAATAGAGCCGTGGCCACACTCACCCGAATTTCCGAAGACCAGCTCCGCGTTTTTCTCGACGAATACAGCGAGCTCGGAAATCTCGTCGGGTTCGCCGGCATCCCCGAGGGCAGCGTCAACTCGAATTACCGGGTCGAAACCTCTGCGGGAGCCTATTTTCTCCGGGTTTACGAAGAGCAAGCCTTCGAGGGCGCCCGCAACGAGGGCATCACCTTGCTGCACTTGTCGGCGCACGGCGTCCCCTGCGAGGCCCCGCTCCTGCGCAACGACGGGGAGCGCACCGGCCACATCGCGGGCAAACCGGCCGCGCTGTTCGCCTGGTGTGCGGGCGGCATGCGCTGCCAGGCCAGTGTCTCCACGGCCGACACCGCCCAGGTTGGCGCCGCGCTCGCACGGATTCATGTCGCAGGAAGTGCGATGGCCGGACGCACGGGCCGCTTTGGACCTGCGGAGCTTCGCCTGCGGCTCGATCGCATTGCGGCGGCGGCCGACCATCCTACCTTGGCCGCCGAGGCCGAACCCCTGCGCCAAGCCCTCGACGCCAACGAGGCCCGCCGCCGCAGCGATTTGCCCAAGGGCCTGGTCCATGGCGACCTCTTTCGGGACAACGTCCTCTGGGACGAAAAGGGCACCATCGTCACCTTGCTCGATTTCGAGAGCGCGTGCTCGGGCGCCTTCGTCTTCGATTTGGCGGTGACCGTGCTCTCCTGGTGCGTGGGCGATGCGCTTTCGCCGGAGCTCGCCCGCGCCATGGTCTCGGGCTACGAGTCCGTGCGTCCGCTCACCGCGGAGGAGCGCGAAGGCCTGCACGCCGAGGCGTGTTTTGCCTCTCTCCGCTTTGCCATCACCCGCATCACGGAC
It includes:
- a CDS encoding septum formation initiator family protein, yielding MPDDFSWSDFIQRALPLAILGLALIGAPLLIFEPEGLPRMRSLSKELAQVRAENAELTRDVSKLRAEVRELRDDPAAVERIARGKLGLVRKSEVVFQFGKPR
- a CDS encoding ATP-binding protein, with the translated sequence MNESANWKMSTLGGLNLTESVKMKAANTTSPGVPTPPSLRTPRTGFGICRRGMLGRILVVDDNTDLVTTLREVLEPHGFVVINATKGQDALRIAETDGFDVAIVDVKLPDTSGVDIIQPLRRASPASEVVLVTGFASVDAAIAALRSGAFAFILKSFRPEELLSTIQQAITKVRLMRDREELERRYRALVELTDVLVIGLDETGHVALFNRRAAALAEIASEEAYGRDFVDTWIPEEDRARLRESLSQAHRGERLREVETSFVEPNRRVRWQLLPARDSEEKRHHFVYLIGIDVTERRALEKRAADAEALSAMGTLALNLAHEIRNPLNAAVLQLHLMGRDIDKLEADYERRAAMHRRVEIVGSEINRLNRLLTEFLELARPRGIGREPVHIGSLVDDVLELERESAERRGIRIERQIVADGCGVAIGDREKLKQVIINLVVNSIEAMKGGGTLTARVKCGDSNVVLEIVDTGPGIDPELVDNVFDPFFTTKEGGTGLGLSIVRKIIDQHGGDVSITSEKGQGTQVRVRVPSGR
- the gatB gene encoding Asp-tRNA(Asn)/Glu-tRNA(Gln) amidotransferase subunit GatB; the protein is MSSRYEAVIGLEVHAQLLTRTKAFCACSTAFGAEPNTNVCPTCLGLPGALPVLNGEAVRLAVRAALALGCEIRGTSRFARKNFFYPDMPKGYQISQYDEPFSGQGVLEVEIDGRTISPRIERVHMEEDAGKNLHDRGDQSIVDLNRSGVPLVEIVGTPDLRSAAEAAAYLRSLRDVLVFLGVNDGNLEEGSFRCDANVSIRIRGEEKYGTRVELKNINSFRFVEKAISYEIMRQEAVLDSGGRLTQETRGWDEKTGTTFSLRSKETAQDYRYFPEPDLPPLVLDEAFVHQVRAEMPELPRDKRARFVSELGLQPGAAVVLTQHPRIAAFFEEAATLYGDGVKVGNFIQNEVLRDVTTHGLTADIPVSARQVVQLLKLVDRGKISGKQAKEVYAKILRTEKMPEDVVAELGITQVTDKDAILAICQRVVEQNPKQAAALRGGKTALMGFFVGQVMKETKGSANPQMVNDLLQKVLGVLS
- a CDS encoding homoserine kinase, giving the protein MATLTRISEDQLRVFLDEYSELGNLVGFAGIPEGSVNSNYRVETSAGAYFLRVYEEQAFEGARNEGITLLHLSAHGVPCEAPLLRNDGERTGHIAGKPAALFAWCAGGMRCQASVSTADTAQVGAALARIHVAGSAMAGRTGRFGPAELRLRLDRIAAAADHPTLAAEAEPLRQALDANEARRRSDLPKGLVHGDLFRDNVLWDEKGTIVTLLDFESACSGAFVFDLAVTVLSWCVGDALSPELARAMVSGYESVRPLTAEEREGLHAEACFASLRFAITRITDFAMRGDEAGPRTIKDYRRFILRYQSLTAMGPDGLSRMLFKN